ATCATCTGCGACGAGTCGGTCGCCTTCATCCCCACCCGGGACGACCAGCAGGTCGCCCTGGAACTGCGCCACCCCGGGCTGATCCGCTACCTGATCAAGGTCTTCGAGTTCATGTGGAGCCGCGCGGTACCGCTGAGCGAGCACGCGCCGTACGAGACGGCACCGGACGGCATCACGGAGATCCAGCACTCCATCGCCAAGCTCCTCGTGGAGGGGCACGTCGACGAGGCGATCGCCCGGCGTCTGGGCATGAACGTGCGCACCTGCCGGGCCCACATCGCCAAGCTGGCCTCCGCCCTGGGCAGCGGCAGCCGGGCCCAGCTCGGCTACCTCATCGCGCAGTCGGGGATCCTGGAGGCGGACCAGTCGTCGGGAGGTGACGGCCACCTGTGACCCAGGGGCACACGCACGCGGTGGAGGAGCTGTGCGAGGCCGGCATGGACCTGTACGCCCGCGCTCTGCGTGAGGGACGCGTGCCCAGGCGGGACGCCGACGGCGCGCCGTGCCTGGCCGAGTTCGGACTGCTCCAGCCCGCGGTCGAGGACCCGGACCGGCTGGAGCCGGTGGCACCCGCCGTGGCCCTGCACCGGCTGCTGCGCGCGTCCGGGGAGCGGATCGCGAGCGAGCGCCGGCGCGAGGAGCTGCTCGCGGATTCGTTCGCCGAGCTGATGCAGATCGACGGCAGGCGTACGGCGGCCACGGACAACCCGGCCGTCCACGTGCTCCCCAGGGAGCGGATCAACCAGGCCATCACCGAGGCCATGGCGCAGGCGTCCCGCGAACTGCTCTGCATCCAGCCCAACGTCCGCTACAACACCCCGCACGCCCAGGCGGCCCGTGCCGTCGCTCTGGAGCGCGACCAGGCCCTGCTCGACCGCGGCGGCCGTATCCGCGCCCTCTACCAGCACACGCAGCGGCACTCCCCGGCCGTGGTCGCCCGCTACGAGGAGCTGCGGGGCGACGTCATGGCCCGCACCCTCGACGAGGTCACCGACCGGCTGCTCCTCATCGACGGCACGGTGGCCTTCATCCCCGCCGACAAGGCCGGCACGCTCGCCCTTGAGGTGCGCCACCCCTCGCTGCTGCACTACCTGGCCACCACGTTCGACCGGCTGTGGCGGCTGGCGACGCCGATGTACCCCGAGGCCGTCCAGCCGCCCACCCTGAACGGTGTCAGCCCGCGCCAGCGGGCCATCGCGAGCCTGCTGGTCGAGGGGTACACCGACGCCTCCATAGCCGACCGCCTGGGGATGAACGTGCGGACCGCCCGTGTCCACATAGCCAAGCTCGCGGCGACGCTCGGCAGCGAGAGCCGGGCCCAACTCGGCTATCTCATCGGCCGGTCGGGGATTCTTGACCAGGAACCCCGTGCCCTCCAGGAATCCCGGGCACCCCGGCAACCCTGATCACGGCTGCCTCGGACGAGGACACGCGGGAGCGGTCCAGCCCCACCTGCGCTATCCGCACCCCGAGTTGGGTACGGCTGGCCGCCCCCAGCGTCTCCGAGAGGCGGGCGATGTGGGCGCGGCACGTGCGGACGCTTATCCCGAGGCGTTCGGCGATGACCGCGTCCTGGTGACCCTCCGCGAGCAGCGCGGCGATGGACTGCTCGCGGTGCGAGATGCCCTCGATGCCGGTGTCGGGGAGCGGGGCGGTCAGCGGGATCGCGAGGCGCCACAGCCGCTCGAAGACCGTCACCAGGTAGTGCACGAGCCCGGGATGCCGCAGCTCCAGGGCGAGCGTGCGGTCGGCGTTCGCCGGGATGAAGGCCACCGTGCGGTCGAAGAGGATCAGCCGGTCGATCACCTCGTCCAGCGTGCGGGCCTCCACCGAATCGCCCATCAGCTCCAGGTAGTTGAGCAGGCCCTGGCCGTGCCGGGCGACATGCGTGTAAAGGTCGCGCATCCGCACGCCCCGCCCGCGCAGCGCCATCGCCCGGTGCAGGCCCTCCGTCAGCTCGTGCTCGGGCCGGATGCCGCCGGGCTGCACGGTCAGCACCTCGGTGGTGCACGCCTGCGTCGCCTCGTCCAGCGCGCCCTGGATGCGCGAGTCGCCCTCCAGGACCCGGATCGCCGATGCCGGTACGGCGGTGTCGGTGCCGGACGCGGGTGACGGCTGGGGACCGAGCGCGGCGTACCACTCGAAGGCCGCGACCGCCGAGCCCATCCGCCGCTGGCTCGCGCTGACCTCGTCGTAGACCCCGCGCAGCAGCCGCGTCATGACCTCCTGCGGGGAGGTCGGCACCAGCCAGTCCATGTCGTCGGGGTCCGGGTGCAGCAGCGCCAGCTCCAGCAGGCAGGGCACCGGATCCGCGTCGTGGCGCGGCACACGGCCGCGTCGTACGGCCCGGGAGTACACCCGGTCCCCGGCCTCGCACAGCCGGTCGGCACCGTGTGGATGCTCCTGCGCCCCGTGCCCGGCCATCGCCCATCCACCCCCGGTTCCTGCCTCTGTCGCCGGCTCGCTCGCCTCCGGAGCGCGGTGTCGACACTCCTGCCGGGACACACCGGCCGGGCGGGGTCTGGTCGACGGACCCACCGTGCTCGGCCGTGTCGGCCCCGCGGTTCGCTCGCGCTTCCGCAGCGCAACTATGCGCGGACCGGCCTTGCTCCGCAACACGGCTCCTACCGGGACGGCCGCCGTTAGATACTGGTTCACCCCGTTATCAACGGGCCTCCGCACGTCGACTTGCAACAAGCTGATGGTGCATTTCCGGCCCTTGGCGGGCACGCGGAAGGGCGGGGCGCCCCCGGGGGAGTTCGCGAACAAGAAATCGCATACGACGTCAACGCGCGGGCGACCGGTACGGCCCGGCCGGCGGACGGTGCGCGAACGGCCAAGTGCCGCCGGGGCCCGGCCCCGGCGGCACTTGACGCGGTGAAGG
The DNA window shown above is from Streptomyces chartreusis and carries:
- a CDS encoding helix-turn-helix transcriptional regulator, encoding MTQGHTHAVEELCEAGMDLYARALREGRVPRRDADGAPCLAEFGLLQPAVEDPDRLEPVAPAVALHRLLRASGERIASERRREELLADSFAELMQIDGRRTAATDNPAVHVLPRERINQAITEAMAQASRELLCIQPNVRYNTPHAQAARAVALERDQALLDRGGRIRALYQHTQRHSPAVVARYEELRGDVMARTLDEVTDRLLLIDGTVAFIPADKAGTLALEVRHPSLLHYLATTFDRLWRLATPMYPEAVQPPTLNGVSPRQRAIASLLVEGYTDASIADRLGMNVRTARVHIAKLAATLGSESRAQLGYLIGRSGILDQEPRALQESRAPRQP
- a CDS encoding helix-turn-helix transcriptional regulator — protein: MAGHGAQEHPHGADRLCEAGDRVYSRAVRRGRVPRHDADPVPCLLELALLHPDPDDMDWLVPTSPQEVMTRLLRGVYDEVSASQRRMGSAVAAFEWYAALGPQPSPASGTDTAVPASAIRVLEGDSRIQGALDEATQACTTEVLTVQPGGIRPEHELTEGLHRAMALRGRGVRMRDLYTHVARHGQGLLNYLELMGDSVEARTLDEVIDRLILFDRTVAFIPANADRTLALELRHPGLVHYLVTVFERLWRLAIPLTAPLPDTGIEGISHREQSIAALLAEGHQDAVIAERLGISVRTCRAHIARLSETLGAASRTQLGVRIAQVGLDRSRVSSSEAAVIRVAGVPGIPGGHGVPGQESPTGR